AGCTGGTGAGGCAGATGGCCGAGGGCAAAGATCCTGAACCATGTGCTGACTACCCAACCTACAAGATGGCAAGTGAATGGCATGAGACACCATAGAACTCCCAAACCCGTCCCCTCCCTCTGACTACTCCTTCTCCTTCAAGAACCCCACAGGGGTCTATGTAGATGCATTACAGCGCCATATTGTGCACCATATTACAGGCACGGCACGCTCATGGTCAATTTTGACACTATAAATAGCATGTCACCATGCAAAGTTGTAGGACGGCGGCCATAACAATGAGGCAACCCACCATGACTATTCTAGAGCGTGCGAGACCACCGATGGTAAGATTCAGGGACCTTCATGCAACCTTAGCACATTTCAATAGGCTGTAAAGTTGCACGATGGTGCCACCTGCACCACATACAGAGAACCATGGATATTCTATGTGTGCACCCTCTATAATATCACAGCACTAACCCTGACATTGCACAACCCCCGCCATACTAGGCACATACAACTACTGACACAACACACAGCCACACACTCACCTACAGCACAGCCCTAGTCACAGGAACGCAGCTGTGCCGAGGTGGACACACGTTCAGCCAATCAGCTGTCTGCAAAGTTAGACTGACAGCCAGGCCCTCCAATCAATGAACACGCCGGTGAATAGGCGGGGCCACTGGAGGAGCCGTCATGTAACGTAAGGATATGTACTATTTTGGTCAATGCGGAACACCGTACGTCGCCATGTTTGGTACTGGCAAATGGTGTGTGATGAAATCAGGGCCGGTTTCTTTTAGGTTTAGCAGTTTATATTGTTCACCTCGCTCCTCATAACCCTCCGTGTTCTCCTTGCACTGCACGGGCTATAACTTCTCCTCATATGGCATGACCGTCTTACAAGCAGTGCCACGCCTTCCCAGTCACGTGACTTGAGAGCGTCATGTGACCATATGACGTCATTTGTACGTGTAGAGAAAACAATGTTATTGATAGTCAGTGGGGcagttgcctatagcaaccaatcagctcGATTTGTGACATGGCTATGAAATGTGCCAGTCATGTCCTTATATTGTGACACAGACGTGTAATGTGCCAGTCATGTCCTTATATTGTGACACAGACGTGTAATGTGCCAGTCATGTCCTTATATTGTGACACAGACATGTAATGTGACAGTCATGTCCTTATATTGTGACACAGACGTGTAATGTGCCAGTCATGTCCTTATATTGTGACACAGACATGTAATGTGCCAGTCATGTCCTTATATTGTGACACAGACGTGTAATGTGCCAGTCATGTCCTTATATTGTGACACAGACGTGTAATGTGCCAGTCATGTCCTTATATTGTGACACGGACGTGTAATGTGACAGTCATGTCCTTATATTGTGACACGGACGTGTAatgtgacattcaggcccttatATTGTGACACGGACGTGTAATGTGACAGTCATGTCCTTATATTGTGACACGGACGTGTAATGTGCCAGTCATGTCCTTATATTGTGACACAGACGTGTAATGTGCCAGTCATGTCCTTATATTGTGACACGGACGTGTAATGTGACAGTCGTGTCCTTATATTGTGACACAGACGTGTAATGTGCCAGTCATGTCCTTATATTGTGACACGGACGTGTAATGTGACAGTCATGTCCTTATATTGTGACACAGACGTGTAatgtgacattcaggcccttatATTGTGACACGGACGTGTAATGTGACAGTCGTGTCCTTATATTGTGACACGGACGTGTAATGTGACAGTCATGTCCTTATATTGTGACACGGACGTGTAatgtgacattcaggcccttatATTGTGACATGGACGTGTAATGTGACAGTCATGTCCTTATATTGTGACACGGACGTGTAATGTGACAGTCGTGTCCTTATATTGTGACACAGACATGTAATGTGACAGTCATGTCCTTATATTGTGACACAGACGTGTAATGTGACAGTCGTACCCTTATATTGTGACACGAGTGAAACACAAAGTGTTCACGTCACAGATAATACGACCCAGTGGATTTGCCCATTGTTCCGGGACTTCACCCCTTTTTGTGGGAACCTCACAGACATTTCGGGAGAATTGGCATGTATGATTTaggttcggttcacatctgcacacagttctccgCGCCCGAACGATGTAACGCTAAAATAGCGGTTACTGTGGACACACACAGACCTATAGATTATAATAGCGTCCAGTGTTTTCATACTGAAACCggaagagagaaaagtcttccatgcAGGGGCTTGTATGGCTAGTACATTGTTATATGGGCTTGTATGGCTAGTACATTGTTATATGGGCTTCTATGGCTGGTACATTTATAGGGGGGCTCGTATGGCTACTCCATTGTTATGGGGCTTCTATAGTTGGTATGTTTATATGGGGTTTATATTGTCGCGGGGCTTCTATGGCTGGTCCATGTATATGGGGGcttgtatatgtagtatattgttATGGGGCTTGTATGGCTGGTACATTGTTGTAGGGTTTCCATAGCTAGTATATTTATATGGTGGCTTCTATAGGTAGTACATTGTTATTGGGGGTCATATGGCTCACACGTTGTTCTGGGAACATCTGTGTTATAGACAGTATATCACATATAGATCACACGTTGGTTATGATGAAGAGTTAAAGGGAAGTTGCCGATTAACCAGTGATATATCCCATGtcagaggggagaggaggaatgTCAGCTAGCCATGGAGTCAATGTCTGTCCTGTGTATTTAGCTCCTTGTTAATAGTTGTTGCTTAATCTTGGTCTCCAACAACATTATATCTAGGGAAGTGTGTTTAGTAGATTAGATAGGGAGAGGCAGATTATCACTCACTACCAGGATACGGACTGGCCTGGAGCGGCTCTATATATCACTTGTAAGTAATGGAACAAAATCATTTTTGTGTCCATGCTCTAAACTACGGATAGAAAATAGAGACAAACTGGTTTCAGAATTACAGGGTTAGGCTCGGTCGCACCTGCGCCGGATTCCATTCGGGGTTTCCATCCTTGAATCTGCTTAAacaatgtggagagaaaactcctgcagtCTGAATATTTCCACCTTTttcggacggaaacccagcagaccccattgtacagtagtctatggggtccgtggtttccgctttttaagtggattatgtTTCCATATGTCAGGTCCCCAATTGGACCCGATCAACGTAAAGCAGGGTAAGCGAAGGAACAAGACCTCCGGCCAGTACTGTGCTCTGCAAACCTAATCATTGGGACTTTTCACCAAAAACTGAATTTTGTAGATGTATTTGAATGTTATAAGGTCCCGATTTGCAGGATAATTTGTTGTCTTTTTCAGAATGATGGACAGCTCTCTGGAATTTTCCCGCCAAAAGGAAGATCTAGTCCGCACAGTCAGGAGTCTTCAGGTAGCGTCACAGAACACTCTTCAAAAAGCCGTCCCCCTTCTATCGTCTCAGCCTGGCCTTGGTCTCTTGAAGCCGTCACATGTACAGCAGCTCTCCAAAAAAACCACTCAAGTCTGCCGAGACCTTGAAGACGTGGGCAACCTGCTCTTGTTCCGCCAGGATGAACTCACCCAAAAAATCTCGGTGCCAAGGAAAGGCGGTGCGTCTTCCGTTCACTGGTGCTCAGATGGCACCCTCTATGTATGTGGTGATAATGGCCCCTATATCCATTTACTGAATAGTCATGGGAAACCTACCCAGTCCTTCCATTGCTCTGATGATGTCCTCTTTCTTCCAGACTGCGTTACCATGACTCGTTTTGGCGCCGTAGCCGTCACTGACATAGCTGAGGGGATAGTCCGAATTTACAGTCCAAATTCACATCCACCTTGGATTAAAGTGGGTGGCCATTTTAAGTCTCCAAAGGGCATTGCTGTGGACTCCTCTGGACGACTCCTAGTGGCAGAATACATGTCTGGGGAAGTGCAAgccttccatgtggacagaaCCCATCGTATTCACGGCGTCAAAAAAGTCTCAGGACTCCAGGGACCTCAATATATTTGCTCGATGTCAGATGGGGGCTTCGCAGTTAGTGAAGAGTGCGGAGATGTCAAGTTATTTACAACGAACCTAAAATGTACTGGATCCCTTTCAGAAAATTACCAACATGAGTTTGGAAACCCAGCAGGGATATGTTCCGATCCTGAAGGAAATATCTTAGTCGCGGATGCCCAAAAAAAGAATGTCACCCTCTTTCCATCCAGCGGGTCCCACATATGCATCGTTTCTCAGGGCCTTTGTAAACCAGCAGGAATAACATGCTCTCCTTTTGGGCTCCTATATGTGGCCGACTCTGGTGATAACTGTGTGAAGGTTTACAAGTATCGCGCAAAGCCATACTACACGCCCAGCAGCCCTCGTAGATCCGGAGATGCCCCATCTTAGATACCAGAATGATAAGTGAATCAGAAATTGACTCTACCCCCTAGCAGATCAGATAAatcatgggggcagtattatagtattagtatATGAAAAACCAGCAACTACGCAGGTCTGACACATGACAATCACTTTCCCCAATGTGCTGGATCTGTGACATGACAACACCAATGGTGTCCTATAAATGGTGTTTTATGTACATGTGTGGTTTGAGTCTCAgccataatatctatctatatttgtatttttactattttatgctTTTGTTTCACAGATACTTATATGCTATGATAAGTGCagcattaaatatatatttagctcCAATCTTATGTGTTTTTTGTGTAGGATAAATCAGCGGGCACAAGTTCTGTACATAAGAGTTTGGttatattcacatctgtgctggggtgtctgttgttctggtccatcggagGACTAGACTAATGAATAGCAGACACAAACGGAGACTGAcagacccattgactataatggggtctgttgggtgtccattgtCTTTTTACTGACAGTGCTGGATGAGTGGCGcacgcaggactttttcttccagagACTTAGATGGACGCTGTGACGGAGTCTCCGACTACAATGTAAAATAGCCTTAGAGtatattcacactactgttatgacATGTAGTCCGTTGTGCTTAtctatcataggatgacagcagcaGGCATTAATGATAGTAGAGTGAAGGATGCAAACAGAGCACTGTccgtctgtgtccattcccatctTTGGTACGTCATTTCCCTCTTTTTGTGCCCCACTTGCCCCTTAATATGAACAAGGGTggagtggggcctcagcctaacaaatttactataactcatgccagaaacctGGAGTGTGCTATATAGTAAATCTACAACACTTCCAGACTTTATTAAGATAGATGTTTCCTACTCCAATCTCTTAATAATTCTCACtcctactttttttttgcaatgtaggtGCCTCGAAAATGGACCTTGACTCCGCATGGACACCCATCATATCCTTCATATTACTCCCATTATCTGTGCCGGTCAGAGTGCTACCAAACATAGAACAGTTCCCCCATGATCAGTGTCACACAGGCTTCcccatacacagtgcccccttcaGTAATTATTAGTCCATATGGCAGTATAACTTTTTTACAACATCAGCACATGAGCAGCTCTGGGCGGTTTCCCCGTAGCCCTGGAAGGAGGGCGGATTCCTTGTTATCTGTAGTGGTCCAGGTCTGCTATGCTGTAAGTTACGTTCTCTGTGCTGtctgtgagtatatactatatatactgtcattttattaatataaGTCACCGTCGTCCATTTATAATACCGCTCTGGGTAACGGTGATATGTTAGATGGGGCACGGCTGGCGTTCAGCGTTATGTAGGGCAGTTTAGCTTTATTGCATTACTAAGTGGGAGTTATTAAGTTACTATAAAGTATCATGACACAGTCTGGCCTGTAATAAGGTGACTGCACTATTATACTGTCCGGCCTGTAATAACATTACTGCCTTATTAGACTGGGCCATTATATGATTACTTTGAGCTCCACTacaatacactatttattatcagCCCACACTGTGTATCTGCTTTATATCATCACACTGCTGTGTTATCGCATTCTATTCTTCAGTGCATTGTTACATTTACTAAGTATACCATTACTTTTATTGTCATTATGGCAAAGTTGTAAATGCAGTGCAAAAAGAAGGAGCATGTGTAGAAAGGTCCACTTTATTCCAAAAATGTAAAACCAGCCAGCATAGGGAGAGGTGCACATGTGTGTAGCATCAGGCGACGATCACTTTGTGCACTAAGCGCTTTTTCTAGCCGTCATGAGTCAAGTTGTAAATGCATTAATAATGTCCCCATTATTACAAAGTATCTATTAATTAAAGATGGGAAAAGCTCTTAAGGGAAGGTTTTAGCACCCTGgggggccgttcacacggagtaaagtggcgcgcaTTGTGCTCCAAATACACGTGGAAAAtccagtaagccattgagttcaatggctttttttccaTATATCGcatgcaaaattacgcgcgttatacaaaatagattttacacgtgtatttggaGCACAATGTgtgccacgttactccgtgtgaacggcccctcaGTCCTGTAAAGGAGTTcactactttcagaccaatattgagaaacaaatgttattgtttgtataatgaaaagttgtacaattttccaatatactttgtgtaacaattcctcacggttttctagaaatgtgcttgctgtcattcattcagcttacctctagtggatgaaattctaaccatggtcatgtgatatacggtccatggtcatgtgatatacggtccatggtcatgtgatatacggtccatggtcatgtgaacgaCACAGGGGTAACATCAGAATcaggggtttaaaaaaaaaccatacaacAACTTTATACCTGGGGCACCAAAAGGTACTGACAGCAGGGAAGAAGTTGATACAATGAAATGGCACCAAGAGACCTGTGGTACTGGAAACCAGGAGAAAAGTGAGACGCCATAGCAAGACTTAGAATAGGGACCTGCTTCAGCTTCAACTCAGTAGATGAAATTATTAGGAATGTTATGGTCTCCCTAATGAAGAGGAATAATGCAAaatatgatgtcacattacagagaaaatacacacagtgatgtcacagtacagagataatacacacagtgatgtcacagtacagagataatacacacaatgatgtcacagtacaggataatacacacagtgatgtcacagtacagggataatacacacagtgatgtcacagtacaggataatacacacagtgatgtcacagtacagagataatacacacagtgatgtcacagtacagggataatacacacagtgatgtcacagtacagggataatacacacagtgatgtcacagtacaggataatacacacagtgatgtcacagtacagggataatacacacagtgatgtcacagtacagggataatacacacagtgatgtcacagtacaggataatacacacagtgatgtcacagtacagagataatacacacagtgatgtcacagtacaggataatacacacagtgatgtcacagtacaggataatacacacagtgatgtcacagtacaggataatacacacagtgatgtcacagtacaggataatacacacagtgatgtcacagtacagagataatacacacagtgatgtcacagtacaggataatacacacagtgatgtcacagtacagggataatacacacagtgatgtcacagtacaggataatacacacagtgatgtcacagtacagagataatacacacagtgatgtcacagtacagggataatacacacagtgatgtcacagtacagggataatacacacagtgatgtcacagtacagagataatacacacagtgatgtcacagtacagggataatacacacagtgatgtcacagtacaggataatacacacagtgatgtcacagtacagggataatacacacagtgatgtcacagtacagggataatacacacagtgatgtcacagtacagagataatacacacagtgatgtcacagtacaggataatacacacagtgatgtcacagtacagagataatacacacagtgatgtcacagtacaggataatacacacagtgatgtcacagtacagggataatacacacagtgatgtcacagtacaggataatacacacagtgatgtcacagtacagagataatacacacagtgatgtcacagtacagggataatacacacagtgatgtcacagtacagggataatacacacagtgatgtcacagtacagagataatacacacagtgatgtcacagtacagggataatacacacagtgatgtcacagtacaggataatacacacagtgatgtcacagtacagagataatacacacagtgatgtcacagtacagggataatacacacagtgatgtcacagtacagagataatacacacagtgatgtcacagtacaggataatacacacagtgatgtcacagtacaggataatacacacagtgatgtcacagtacagggataatacacacagtgatgtcacagtacaggataatacacacagtgatgtcacagtacagagataatacacacagtgatgtcacagtacagggataatacacacagtgatgtcacagtacagggataatacacacagtgatgtcacagtacagagataatacacacagtgatgtcacagtacagggataatacacacagtgatgtcacagtacaggataatacacacagtgatgtcacagtacagggataatacacacagtgatgtcacagtacaggataatacacacagtgatgtcacagtacaggataatacacacagtgatgtcacagtacaggataatacacacagtgatgtcacagtacagggataatacacacagtgatgtcacagtacagggataatacacacagtgatgtcacagtacagagataatacacacagtgatgtcacagtacagggataatacacacagtgatgtcacagtacaggataatacacacagtgatgtcacagtacagggataatacacacagtgatgtcacagtacaggataatacacacagtgatgtcacagtacaggataatacacacagtgatgtcacagtacaggataatacacacagtgatgtcacagtacagggataatacacacagtgatgtcacagtacagggataatacacacagtgatgtcacagtacagagataatacacacagtgatgtcacagtacagagataatacacacagtgatgtcacagtacagagataatacacacagtgatgtcacagtacttggTATATAGTAGTATCAATGCTTAGTATAAAGCTATTAGAAAACATGTTACAACCCCTTGTCCTGTTACTTCCCATGTTGTATAATGAACCATAATGTCTATGACATACTAGCACAACATTCACCCACAAGCGCTGTCTCCCGCGGAACCATCCATTCCGGTCACGTGTTTCAGCCGGTCTCATTACTCGGGTGCACGGCGTCTCCTAGTAACGGAAGTAAGGAAAGCCGGAAGTGGATTTGAATGACAGCTTGCGGGGAGCGTGACCTCCTGATGAGGGTAATTAACCCTTGCGGAGCGATTAGAGTCATGTGACGGATGTAACATCTGGCTATAGCGGAGACTCCGGGGCCTCCAGGCCAGGTGAGCCGCGGGCTGCGGGAGCACAGGAGAggaactacaagtcacagcatgcCCTGCACTAGGGGGTATATTAATAATACACTGCTgggggctgggacttgtagttctacagcagctgaggaGATACGAGTTGTTTACCTCCGATCAGGGCAATGTGTATATATGGGCACCTGTTATCTGGCAACCATGAAAAGGGGTCACCCTTAAAGGGGCAGCCACGATTGTGAAGTAGTTTAAAGGGGTGGCCTTGAACAAAGGCTTTTGGCTTGAGTGGGAagttcttaaaggggtcctctcagtcttacaggggttgtcttgaCTTGGAGGCGTTTAAAGGGGTCACCTTGAACTGGAAACTCCTAAAAGTGATTGCCTTGAGTGTCCGCTACGTGACAGGGGTCACCTTGCCATTAAAGGGTGCCATAACCATGAGGTCACCTCAGATGTTCATACAAAGCAATTTAGAGGGGGGGTTCCTCTCCAATTCAGCCCTAAATGTGCGCCCCTGCTCTATTCATCTCAGTGGGGCTACCATAGTCTGGCTCTTGGCTATGAATCTAACGGGGGCGTTCATTTCCAGCCAATGTTCAGTTCATACATCCCATGGGACCCCCTCTCCTCTGCCCCCAATTCTGTGAccagagtacccctttaataacagGGCAGCCCCAGTATTGggtatattttttatatacatgATACATATCAAACTTTGTAAACCCCTCTTGTCTCTGCAGTCATGGCTATAAAGATTTTCTTCCCGACCGCCTGCTCGGGGGCAGAGAGCGGTCTCCTGATCGGGCGCTGGATGGAAGAACACCGCTCCGCCGTCGTGCTGGCTACTCTGCAGTTCCCCTTCATTCCTGCCAATGTGAGACGATGCCTGAGTCAGCTGGAGAGGTCGACGGGCATGAGACTCTCTGTCATGGGAACCTGGAGCCATAGTAAAGCCCAGGCAGATGAGAAGATGGAAAAATTTCTGGGGGAACTGAGCAGCATCTTCAAGCACCAGCCCTGGCTGCGAATGGCGCGGGAGTCCAGCAGCAAGTTCTGGGACTGTCAGATTGAGAGACTGGAGGATGGCGCCTCCGAGGACGTGGTCTTTGTCTACTATGATCAGAGGAAGGTCATGTTGTCAGAGCTGCACGCTGCCTCTGAACACTCAGAAGTAGCTGCCATGTTTAATACAGTGGCCAAGAACCAGCTGCTCTTTGCCAATGACAAGTATGATGAGGGGCCGGTGAGGTTGACACATTGGCAATCTGAGGGTATGGAAGCCAGTATTATTGTGGAGCTGATGAAGCAAGCGTCTGTGCCAGTGTGCGTCGTTCTATCGTTCTTTGTCTCGGTCATCACCAGCATCTGCAGTCTCAGGTAACCGTGTAAAGCGGTGATGGTAGTGCCCTGAATTTCACGTCATCTCACATCATATTTTGTGCTCCTTtctgtaggataggtcatcagtatgtgatcggtgggggtacAACACTGGTCAGCTGCTTGCGGACTCCATGACGCACaaatgacatcatgttcatctgtcacactgtacagcagcagctcagtcccattcaagtgaatggggttgagtTGCAGTACTAACTAACTAACAGTAATTATGCGGTCATGCTATAAACCATTAGTTACTGGAGTCCTATAGTCATCAGAAATCTACCcaactgatcagtggtggtctggctgctgggacccccaccagtcaggagAATGGGGATGCTGTGTGCTGCAGCAATAGAGCAGGAGGTCGCACACGTGCACAATATTTTATTCATCTCTATTGAACTGCTGAATAAGAGTTAAGAACTTCCTCTTGCAgtcccatagcaatgaatagaGCAGCAATGTGTATGTGCAGCTCCATTCCCCAGCACTGACGGTGGTATATACATAGTTCAGTAGACCCATGGGGGGGGCAGGTGGTGCGACTATAATACAGTAAAATATATCCACGCTATAGCTGTGTGATCCAGTTGgacctggctgcagagagataaATCCTtgaatacatattatatattaatcATATCTTTGTGTTTCAGGATCCTTAGCGGGAAGCCTCTCTCCTTCCTGTGGAACAAGCTGTCAACCTGTGAACAACTAGGGAGACGTCTGGAGGATCTCCGAGTGATCAGCAGTCCCCAGAAGGCCCAAGACCACACATCGTTCATGAGGTAACCGCTGCTCGTCCTCCAGAGTGTGGATAGTCTCATAGTTATGCTATCAGGCCTTAGATGGCTCCGCTAaagagatttgtgtcattctgacGATGGCTTATCCTTTTATTTCATAGAAAGGCCAATATTGTCTTGTCGCTGCTTCTAGACATTGTCCTCGGCATCTTCCTCATTTCCTGGCTCTATCAGGGGAACCACATAGGTCAGCTGGCGGATGCTCTCATGCCCGTGGCTGATGTGAGTTATATCTATTTATGTGGTGTGTACGGGGATCTTATTCTGGATTGATCATAATCGATTTTGTCTCTATTTTTTTTATCCTGTTTCTACCATAGCGTGtggccgtggaacttcaaggccTCCTGCAGTGGTTGATGGGAGCTCCGGCCGGGCTGAAAATGAACCGGGCGTTGGATGAAGTCTTGGGGCGATTCTTCATGTATCACATCCACCTATGGATTAGTAAGTTACCCTTACAGCTCTGATATTGC
This region of Leptodactylus fuscus isolate aLepFus1 chromosome 8, aLepFus1.hap2, whole genome shotgun sequence genomic DNA includes:
- the PIGQ gene encoding phosphatidylinositol N-acetylglucosaminyltransferase subunit Q gives rise to the protein MAIKIFFPTACSGAESGLLIGRWMEEHRSAVVLATLQFPFIPANVRRCLSQLERSTGMRLSVMGTWSHSKAQADEKMEKFLGELSSIFKHQPWLRMARESSSKFWDCQIERLEDGASEDVVFVYYDQRKVMLSELHAASEHSEVAAMFNTVAKNQLLFANDKYDEGPVRLTHWQSEGMEASIIVELMKQASVPVCVVLSFFVSVITSICSLRILSGKPLSFLWNKLSTCEQLGRRLEDLRVISSPQKAQDHTSFMRKANIVLSLLLDIVLGIFLISWLYQGNHIGQLADALMPVADRVAVELQGLLQWLMGAPAGLKMNRALDEVLGRFFMYHIHLWISYIRLMSPFIEVILWYIGLSACLGLSVALSILSDIIALLTFHIYCFYVYGARLYCLKMHGLSSLWRLFRGKKWNVLRQRVDSCSYDLDQLFLGTLLFTILLFLLPTTALYYLVFTLLRLVMIVVQGVIQMTIDLLSTLPFYALLLRLCRSYRLAAGVKFQMLEQKSGKPLRLLMQINPLPYGQVLQTYRLPSRRCYPKDTWGSLCKKLFIGEVIYPWKQKDKQH